One Fulvia fulva chromosome 8, complete sequence DNA window includes the following coding sequences:
- a CDS encoding putative small nuclear ribonucleoprotein F has product MSFIPLNPRPMLQSLVDKEVIIRIKWGQEYTGRLVSVDSYMNIQLSNCSEWKDGQDMGVLGQVLIRCNNVLWISARNQKQENGDSKMED; this is encoded by the exons ATGAGC TTCATCCCCCTCAATCCCCGCCCCATGCTCCAAAGCCTCGTCGACAAGGAAGTCATCATCCGCATCAAGTGGGGACAGGAATACACGGGCCGTCTGGTGTCAGTGGATAGCTACATGAACATTCAGTTGAGCAATTGCAGCGAGTGGAAGGATGGGCAGGATATGGGAGTGTTGGGACAAGTTTTGATTAG ATGCAACAACGTCCTTTGGATCTCAGCGCGGAACCAGAAGCAGGAGAATGGAGATTCCAAGATGGAGGATTAG
- a CDS encoding putative ATP-citrate synthase subunit 2, translating to MSAKSILEADGKAILNYHLTRAPVFKPTPLPPSATHNPPAKLATITFADGDDINGVLDAAEAKYPFLLVAGSKFVAKPDQLIKRRGKSGLLKLNATWPEAKEWIAARANKIQKVEHVEGALRNFLVEPFVPHPQETEYYININSVREGDWILFYHEGGVDVGDVDEKAEKLLIPVDLTEYPSNEQLAQGLLSKVPKGVHPVLIDFISRLYAVYVDCQFTYLEINPLVCIPNAAGTAAEVHFLDLAAKIDQTAEFECGVKWAIARAPAQLGIPTIGSKTGAVQIDAGPPMEFPAPFGREMSKEEAYIAEMDAKTGASLKLTILNSQGRVWTLVAGGGASVVYADAIASAGFASELANYGEYSGAPTETQTFHYARTVLDLMLRAPQHPDGKVLFIGGGIANFTNVASTFKGVIRALREVASLLNEHKVQIWVRRAGPNYQEGLKNIKAVGKELDLSMHVFGPEMHVSGIVPLALIPGKYNDSIQEFEG from the exons ATGTCTGCCAAGTCCATTCTTGAGGCAGATGGCAAGGCCATCCTGAACTACCACCTCACACGCGCACCAGTCTTCAAGCCCACCCCACTTCCACCTTCAGCGACGCACAACCCTCCAGCGAAACTTGCGACCATCACATTCGCAGACGGTGACGACATCAATGGCGTTCTTGACGCAGCAGAGGCCAAATACCCATTCCTGCTCGTCGCAGGCTCAAAGTTCGTTGCAAAGCCAGATCAGCTGATCAAGCGAAGAGGCAAGTCGGGCCTTCTCAAGCTGAACGCAACATGGCCAGAAGCGAAGGAGTGGATTGCCGCACGCGCGAACAAGATCCAGAAGGTTGAGCACGTCGAGGGTGCGCTGAGGAACTTCCTCGTTGAGCCATTCGTTCCACATCCTCAAGAAACCGAGTACTACATCAACATCAACTCTGTCCGCGAG GGTGACTGGATTCTGTTCTACCACGAGGGTGGTGTTGATGTCGGCGACGTCGACGAGAAGGCCGAGAAGCTTCTGATCCCAGTCGACCTCACCGAGTACCCAAGCAACGAGCAGCTCGCACAAGGTCTCTTGAGCAAAGTGCCAAAGGGTGTGCACCCAGTACTGATCGACTTCATCTCCCGCCTTTACGCTGTATACGTCGACTGCCAGTTCACCTACCTCGAGATCAACCCACTTGTCTGCATTCCCAACGCCGCAGGCACCGCCGCTGAGGTTCACTTCCTCGATCTGGCAGCCAAGATCGACCAGACGGCAGAGTTCGAATGTGGTGTCAAGTGGGCTATTGCACGCGCGCCAGCCCAGCTCGGCATCCCGACTATTGGCAGCAAGACTGGAGCCGTCCAGATCGATGCTGGCCCACCAATGGAGTTCCCAGCTCCGTTCGGTCGCGAGATGAGCAAAGAGGAGGCATACATTGCAGAGATGGACGCAAAGACTGGTGCTTCGCTCAAGCTTACGATCTTGAACTCGCAAGGACGTGTCTGGACATTGGTCGCCGGTGGTGGTGCTTCCGTCGTCTACGCGGACGCCATTGCCTCCGCAGGTTTCGCTAGCGAGCTTGCCAACTACGGAGAATACTCTGGTGCTCCAACCGAGACTCAAACCTTCCACTACGCACGAACAGTTCTCGACCTGATGCTGCGAGCACCGCAACACCCAGATGGCAAGGTCCTTTTCATTGGTGGTGGTATTGCCAACTTCACCAAC GTCGCAAGCACATTCAAGGGAGTGATCCGCGCTCTTCGTGAAGTCGCATCTCTGCTCAACGAGCACAAGGTTCAGATCTGGGTCCGCCGAGCAGGCCCCAACTACCAGGAAGGTCTCAAGAACATCAAGGCTGTCGGTAAGGAGCTCGACCTCAGCATGCACGTTTTCGGCCCAGAGATGCACGTCTCCGGGATCGTGCCACTTGCACTCATCCCGGGCAAGTACAACGACAGCATCCAGGAGTTTGAGGGTTAG
- a CDS encoding putative ATP-citrate synthase subunit 1, producing the protein MAPGAGPNGTANGVNGSAADNLSANDNIQRFAAPSRPLSPQPSHALFHPKTRCFVYGMQTKAVQGMLDFDFICKRKTPSVAGIIYTFGGQFVSKMYWGTSETLLPVYQSVDSAMAKHNDVDVVVNFASSRSVYSSTMELMEYPQIKAIAIIAEGVPERRAREILHVAKKKGVTIIGPATVGGIKPGAFKIGNTGGMMDNIVASKLYRKGSVGYVSKSGGMSNELNNIIAQNTDGVYEGVAIGGDRYPGTTFIDHMLRYQADPECKILVLLGEVGGVEEYRVIEAVKAGIITKPIVAWAIGTVASMLKTEVQFGHAGSLANSQLETAAVKNKSMRDAGFFVPETFEELPGMLSQVYQKLVSVGHIKPAAEPAVPKIPIDYSWAQELGLIRKPAAFISTISDDRGQELLYAGLPISDVFREDIGIGGVMSLLWFRRRLPEHASKFLEMVLMLTADHGPAVSGAMNTIITTRAGKDLISALVAGLLTIGSRFGGALDGAAEEFTRAFDKGLSPREFVDTMRKENKLIPGIGHRVKSRNNPDLRVSLVKEYVQARFPSHKLLDYALAVETVTTSKKDNLILNVDGCVAVCFVDLLRNSGAFSPEEAEDYLKMGVLNGLFVLGRSIGLIAHFLDQKRLRTGLYRHPWDDITYLLPELGKGAPGNEGRVEVSVG; encoded by the exons ATGGCTCCAGGTGCCGGGCCAAACGGCACTGCCAATGGCGTCAATGGCAGCGCTGCCGACAACCTCTCCGCGAACGACAACATCCAGAGATTCGCTGCACCAAGCAGGCCTCTCAGCCCACAGCCATCACACGCCCTGTTCCACCCAAAGACAAGATGTTTCGTTTA CGGTATGCAGACCAAGGCTGTGCAGGGAATGCTTGACTTCGATTTCATCTGCAAGCGCAAAACGCCCTCCGTCGCAGGTATCATCTACACCTTCGGCGGCCAGTTCGTGAGCAAGAT GTACTGGGGTACCTCCGAGACTCTTCTCCCAGTCTACCAATCAGTAGATTCCGCCATGGCCAAGCACAACGACGTTGACGTAGTTGTCAACTTCGCATCCTCCCGATCCGTCTACAGCTCCACCATGGAGCTCATGGAGTACCCACAGATCAAGGCTATTGCCATCATCGCAGAGGGTGTCCCAGAGAGGCGCGCACGTGAGATCCTCCATGTCGCCAAGAAGAAGGGCGTCACCATCATTGGCCCAGCCACGGTTGGTGGCATCAAGCCAGGTGCTTTCAAGATTGGTAACACTGGTGGTATGATGGACAACATTGTGGCATCCAAGCTCTACCGCAAGGGTTCCGTCGGCTACGTCTCCAAGTCTGGAGGTATGTCCAACGAGCTGAACAACATCATTGCTCAGAACACCGATGGTGTCTACGAGGGTGTTGCCATCGGCGGTGACAGATACCCGGGAACCACTTTCATCGATCACATGCTCAGATACCAAGCCGACCCAGAGTGCAAGATTCTTGTGCTGCTCGGTGAGGTTGGTGGAGTTGAAGAGTACCGTGTGATCGAGGCTGTCAAGGCCGGCATAATCACCAAGCCAATCGTTGCATGGGCCATCGGAACAGTCGCCAGCATGCTCAAGACTGAAGTCCAGTTCGGTCACGCTGGTTCGCTCGCCAACTCTCAGCTCGAGACTGCTGCTGTGAAGAACAAGTCTATGCGCGACGCTGGTTTCTTCGTGCCAGAGACATTCGAGGAGCTGCCAGGCATGCTCTCCCAGGTCTACCAGAAGCTTGTCAGTGTGGGTCACATCAAGCCAGCTGCAGAGCCAGCTGTTCCAAAGATCCCGATCGATTACTCCTGGGCCCAGGAGCTTGGTCTCATCCGTAAGCCAGCAGCCTTCATTTCGACCATCTCCGACGACCGTGGCCAAGAGCTTCTCTACGCCGGTCTGCCCATCTCAGATGTCTTCAGAGAGGACATTGGCATTGGTGGTGTCATGTCGCTGCTGTGGTTCCGACGAAGACTGCCCGAGCACGCCAGCAAGTTCCTGGAGATGGTCCTCATGCTTACTGCGGACCACGGTCCAGCTGTGTCTGGTGCCATGAACACCATCATTACTACCCGTGCCGGAAAGGACTTGATCTCTGCGCTGGTCGCTGGTCTCCTCACAATTGGTTCCCGTTTCGGTGGTGCTCTTGACGGTGCTGCTGAGGAGTTTACTCGCGCTTTCGACAAGGGTCTTTCGCCACGTGAATTCGTCGACACCATGAGGAAGGAGAACAAGCTCA TCCCTGGTATTGGTCACCGTGTCAAGTCGCGAAACAACCCAGATCTCCGTGTATCCCTCGTCAAGGAGTACGTCCAGGCGAGGTTCCCAAGCCACAAGCTCCTCGACTACGCGCTCGCCGTCGAAACCGTCACCACCTCCAAGAAGGACAACCTGATCCTCAACGTCGATGGTTGCGTTGCCGTCTGCTTCGTCGATCTCCTCCGCAACTCCGGCGCATTCTCACCAGAAGAGGCGGAAGACTACCTCAAGATGGGTGTGCTCAACGGTCTCTTCGTCCTTGGTCGTTCGATTGGTCTTATTGCCCATTTCCTCGACCAGAAGAGACTGCGCACTGGTCTGTACAGACATCCTTGGGACGATATCACCTACCTTCTCCCAGAGTTGGGCAAGGGTGCGCCGGGTAACGAGGGCCGTGTCGAGGTCAGCGTCGGCTAG
- a CDS encoding tRNA (uracil(54)-C(5))-methyltransferase — MFTLRRIVTARPTTLARPTFLPTMAQKRPFNEGKRHFKKSKKQKTSTLAEGSNEEVLLADIRSLLKNVKISSHDAAAEEEQAKILPEMHAEIDVTINELSSTGDGLAEKDGQVYVVPFSAPGDLVTARVYKHFDDESYSLADFVKVVQPGKLRTQDPKCPYFTQCSGCQFQHMSYDDQLAHKRTIVEKAYRNFSKLPASAVPKIGDTIGSPLHYGYRTKLTPHFDGPPGGRRDKRHGKQVTWPEVPPIGFMKKGTRKTMDIEDCPIGTDTVRLGMKRERKRVAGNIDQYQKGATLLLRENTERLEKQAGMVEEDKDTEPKDEVLEDRGSYVHRKTCITDHKQTSTEYVDDYRLDNPAGAFFQNNNSILPVVTQYIRDHILDPAANENPDGKPQIKNMIDAYCGSGFFTITLSKMFHNSIGIDISAQSIDFASKNAKLNSLPEDGTHFIAADANALFASVDTKKFPPAETVVVIDPPRKGCDEGFIRQLLEYGPARVCYVSCNVHTQARDVGWLVSGLPGSGGKEGLEGLYEIETLRGFDFFPQTSHVEGVATLRKKLAASKTEEHASNGVAPAVEKETD, encoded by the coding sequence ATGTTCACTTTGCGTCGCATTGTGACTGCGAGGCCAACAACACTCGCGCGACCGACATTCTTACCCACAATGGCACAGAAGCGACCTTTCAACGAGGGCAAAAGGCACTTCAAAAAGAGCAAGAAGCAGAAGACATCGACGCTTGCAGAGGGCTCGAACGAAGAAGTGCTACTGGCAGATATCAGAAGTTTGCTGAAGAATGTCAAAATCAGCAGCCATGATGCTGCGGCAGAGGAAGAGCAGGCCAAGATCTTGCCCGAGATGCACGCCGAGATAGATGTCACCATCAACGAACTGTCTTCCACAGGAGATGGTCTCGCAGAGAAAGATGGCCAAGTATACGTTGTCCCCTTTTCTGCTCCTGGCGATCTTGTCACTGCAAGAGTCTACAAGCACTTTGACGATGAATCCTACTCTCTCGCAGACTTTGTCAAAGTCGTTCAACCAGGAAAGCTACGAACGCAGGATCCGAAATGTCCTTACTTTACACAATGCTCAGGCTGCCAGTTCCAGCACATGTCCTACGACGACCAGCTCGCGCACAAGAGAACCATTGTCGAGAAAGCATATCGCAACTTCTCCAAGCTGCCAGCATCGGCAGTACCCAAAATTGGCGACACGATCGGATCACCGCTGCATTATGGCTACCGAACCAAGCTCACGCCTCATTTCGATGGTCCACCTGGTGGTCGCAGAGACAAAAGGCACGGGAAACAAGTCACATGGCCAGAAGTGCCGCCAATTGGGTTCATGAAGAAGGGCACAAGGAAAACGATGGACATCGAGGACTGTCCGATCGGTACAGATACTGTGCGCCTGGGCATGAAGCGGGAGCGAAAGAGAGTCGCCGGGAACATCGACCAATATCAGAAGGGTGCTACATTACTCCTGCGAGAAAACACAGAGCGACTGGAGAAACAAGCAGGCATGGTTGAAGAGGACAAGGACACTGAGCCGAAGGATGAAGTGCTTGAGGATCGTGGCAGCTACGTGCATCGCAAGACCTGCATTACCGACCACAAGCAGACTTCGACCGAGTATGTGGACGACTACCGCCTTGACAACCCAGCTGGTGCCTTCTTCCAGAACAACAACTCGATTCTTCCAGTCGTGACACAGTACATTCGCGACCACATCCTCGATCCTGCAGCCAATGAGAATCCCGACGGCAAACCGCAGATCAAGAACATGATCGATGCCTATTGTGGTTCCGGCTTCTTCACCATCACCCTGTCAAAGATGTTCCACAACAGCATCGGCATCGACATCTCAGCACAGTCCATCGACTTCGCCAGCAAAAACGCCAAACTCAACAGCCTTCCAGAGGACGGCACACACTTCATCGCTGCGGACGCAAATGCACTCTTCGCTTCCGTCGATACGAAGAAGTTCCCACCAGCTGAGACTGTCGTAGTCATTGATCCTCCGCGCAAGGGCTGCGACGAAGGCTTCATACGGCAGCTACTGGAATACGGACCTGCTAGAGTCTGCTACGTGAGCTGTAATGTGCACACCCAGGCGCGCGACGTAGGCTGGCTTGTGAGTGGGTTACCGGGCTCGGGTGGCAAAGAAGGTCTGGAAGGACTGTACGAGATTGAGACGTTGAGAGGCTTCGACTTCTTCCCGCAGACTAGCCATGTTGAAGGTGTTGCTACCTTGCGCAAGAAATTGGCAGCTTCGAAGACAGAGGAACATGCTTCGAACGGCGTAGCTCCTGCTGTCGAGAAGGAAACGGACTGA
- a CDS encoding 3-oxoacyl-[acyl-carrier-protein] reductase FabG, whose protein sequence is MTSAAKKRVQALSEQLINRPRSTGTFEDIPTIPTIAGDSKGPRVKGKVIIITGANSPLGIGRATAHHYANNEAKAIFICDLNTDHLETHKREINKLYPGTEIHTKKVDAGEEKDVEGIVNDALEKYGRLDIFFANAGISVLPKSVLDSSAKDFMTTMRINALSVFLAVKHGARGMLVTSPSKPYPSGSIIGTASSAGLRSNAGATDYSASKAAVVSIVQTTCYQLSGTGIRCNAICPGIIETGMTAPMYEMARERGTENKIGQLNPLMRGGIADEIARVALFLGSDESSYINGQAWAVCGGLTAGHPFVPGKLA, encoded by the coding sequence ATGACATCCGCCGCGAAGAAACGAGTGCAAGCCCTCAGCGAGCAACTCATCAACCGTCCACGCAGCACAGGCACATTCGAAGACATCCCCACCATCCCAACCATAGCCGGAGACTCCAAAGGACCACGCGTAAAAGGCAAAGTCATCATCATAACAGGAGCCAACTCGCCCCTCGGCATAGGCCGCGCCACAGCCCACCACTACGCCAATAACGAAGCCAAAGCCATCTTCATCTGTGACCTGAACACCGACCACCTGGAAACCCACAAACGGGAAATCAACAAGCTCTACCCTGGGACCGAGATTCACACCAAGAAAGTCGACGCCGGCGAGGAGAAAGATGTCGAGGGGATTGTGAATGATGCGTTGGAAAAGTATGGCCGCCTTGACATCTTCTTCGCCAATGCTGGAATCAGCGTCCTGCCCAAATCCGTCCTGGACTCTTCTGCAAAAGACTTCATGACCACGATGCGGATCAACGCCCTTTCCGTCTTCCTCGCAGTCAAGCACGGAGCTCGCGGTATGCTCGTCACCTCCCCCTCCAAACCGTACCCATCCGGCTCCATCATCGGGACCGCCTCCTCCGCTGGCCTACGCTCCAACGCTGGCGCGACAGACTACTCTGCCTCCAAGGCGGCGGTGGTGAGTATTGTGCAGACGACATGTTATCAGTTGAGCGGGACGGGGATTAGGTGTAACGCGATTTGCCCGGGGATTATTGAGACGGGGATGACGGCGCCGATGTATGAGATGGCCAGGGAGAGGGGCACGGAGAATAAGATTGGGCAGTTGAATCCGTTGATGAGGGGTGGGATTGCGGATGAGATTGCGAGGGTGGCGTTGTTTTTGGGGAGTGATGAGAGTAGTTATATTAACGGGCAGGCTTGGGCTGTGTGTGGTGGGTTGACGGCGGGGCATCCATTTGTGCCGGGGAAGTTGGCCTGA
- a CDS encoding Ring assembly protein 3 — protein sequence MSSSDVQDRVDQLLTKAEKSARDGGLQQAFQALKEASHLDAENAKVKNALLALQKQEDTGDASHLVRSYLGSGPDLDGEKAVSALRQKQLPEDEANFLLDLLLQTTAKRDLLDSLTGALLLKNVAARKKIAGDFRNIGLNTLFDQFYERGEESFKAFSNIPLDEAPWADKDVQKAAQVDLFRLCVAKIIDTDVDYPDRLMQAIARQLAVAPDNLSSAVDGDVLEVIMDCLDIRLESQLRGQAMLATSKILETLKDTGETLFAQYLADKVARQTNDELIVAFSAASAVFPMIPSIAAKLFMTDGFVQQLVPNLERNSEAASQGQRKSKTLEQAALELLSAACVDKSCREAIDRYCSPWLHDLSEERNGTHQALAALVLAKVNAESQDSITEKLADLVLVGGDGDQAVEGLAYTSLQPKIKEDIASNQQLLKRLVDALNERPSAAFGCLTIFTNLTAYRPVQTTEQKKMAQLKAYAASQKPTPDNPLDNDSYVTGRAKKLLDADVVPALVACCKQTSSPTNIAMVVRILLALSKEQKYRAKMAQQGAARLLLQIRERVAKTDKSTAEASTIERNASHALARLLISVNPAHVFSATLSVSTAVSALIPLLSYDTESEQRDLLPTFESLLALTNLASMEDNAARNVQIRNAWDKLEDLLFSSNTLVQRASVELVCNLMASPSGVAKFADGSKEAKRRMQILLALGDVEDLATRRAAGGALAMLTEWDSAVTAVLEKERGVSVVIGMCEDDSDEMRHRGFAILLNVLNAPKDVGERRLKAVKDADGVEVLKEALRKSKSQEVLGLGVEVLKKLQ from the exons ATGTCTTCAAGTGACGTTCAGGACCGAGTCGATCAGCTACTCACCAAGGCGGAGAAGTCCGCCCGCGATGGTGGCCTTCAGCAGGCCTTCCAAGCCCTCAAAGAAGCCTCACATCTGGATGCAGAAAACGCAAAAGTGAAAAATGCCTTATTAGCACTGCAGAAACAAGAGGACACTGGGGATGCCTCTCATCTCGTGCGCAGCTATCTCGGCAGCGGACCTGATCTGGATGGCGAGAAAGCAGTCTCAGCGTTGAGACAAAAGCAGTTGCCCGAGGACGAAGCCAATTTTCTACTCGACCTTTTGTTACAAACGACGGCGAAAAGGGACTTGCTTGATTCGCTGACTGGCGCTCTGCTATTGAAGAACGTTGCAGCGAGGAAGAAGATTGCTGGGGACTTCCGGAACATCGGTCTGAACACGCTGTTTGATCAGTTCTACGAACGTGgcgaagagagcttcaaaGCATTCTCGAACATCCCACTCGACGAAGCGCCTTGGGCCGACAAAGATGTGCAGAAAGCCGCACAAGTCGACTTGTTCCGGCTTTGTGTGGCCAAGATCATCGATACCGATGTCGATTATCCAGACCGACTGATGCAGGCCATCGCTCGGCAGCTGGCTGTCGCTCCAGATAATTTGAGCAGCGCAGTCGATGGTGATGTGCTGGAGGTGATCATGGATTGCCTCGACATACGGCTAGAGTCTCAGTTGCGAGGTCAGGCTATGCTAGCGACTTCTAAGATTCTGGAGACGCTGAAGGACACAGGCGAGACACTCTTCGCGCAGTATCTGGCGGACAAAGTTGCAAGACAGACAAACGATGAGTTGATAGTCGCTTTTTCCGCCGCTTCTGCAGTGTTTCCTATGATACCCTCGATCGCAGCTAAGCTGTTCATGACCGATGGCTTCGTGCAACAGCTTGTACCTAATCTTGAGAGGAACTCTGAAGCTGCGTCGCAGGGGCAGAG AAAGAGCAAGACTCTCGAGCAAGCCGCTCTTGAATTGCTCAGCGCAGCCTGCGTTGACAAGTCTTGCCGTGAAGCAATCGACAGGTACTGCTCGCCTTGGCTTCACGACTTGTCCGAAGAACGCAACGGCACACATCAAGCTCTTGCTGCCCTCGTACTTGCAAAAGTGAACGCCGAGTCGCAAGACAGCATTACTGAAAAGCTTGCCGACCTGGTCTTGGTTGGAGGTGATGGCGACCAAGCCGTCGAAGGGTTGGCATACACATCGTTGCAGCCGAAGATCAAAGAAGACATCGCTTCGAATCAACAATTGCTCAAGCGACTCGTTGATGCGCTGAACGAACGTCCAAGTGCTGCTTTCGGCTGCCTGACGATCTTCACGAACTTGACAGCTTATCGGCCTGTACAAACCACCGAGCAGAAGAAGATGGCGCAGCTAAAGGCCTATGCTGCATCACAGAAGCCCACGCCGGATAATCCGCTGGATAACGACTCGTACGTGACGGGTCGGGCGAAGAAGCTGCTTGACGCCGATGTTGTGCCTGCCCTTGTGGCATGCTGCAAACAAACAAGCTCTCCCACCAACATCGCCATGGTCGTCAGAATCCTACTTGCACTCTCCAAAGAGCAGAAATACCGAGCGAAGATGGCACAGCAGGGCGCCGCAAGGTTGCTCCTTCAAATTCGCGAACGTGTTGCAAAGACCGACAAGTCAACGGCAGAGGCTTCCACTATCGAGCGCAACGCCTCGCACGCACTGGCGCGGCTACTCATCTCGGTCAACCCAGCACATGTTTTCTCTGCAACATTATCAGTCTCAACCGCCGTGAGTGCTCTTATACCACTTCTATCATACGATACAGAAAGCGAGCAGAGAGACCTTCTACCAACCTTTGAAAGTCTGCTAGCTCTCACGAATCTAGCTTCAATGGAAGACAACGCGGCTCGAAACGTCCAGATCCGCAACGCTTGGGACAAGCTGGAAGATCTGCTCTTCTCCTCCAACACCCTTGTTCAACGTGCTAGCGTTGAGCTAGTGTGTAATCTCATGGCATCACCGTCCGGTGTAGCAAAGTTCGCCGATGGCTCGAAGGAAGCGAAGAGACGGATGCAGATTCTGCTAGCACTTGGGGATGTCGAGGACTTGGCTACAAGACGTGCTGCTGGAGGCGCACTGGCGATGCTCACAGAGTGGGATTCCGCAGTCACCGCTGTTCTGGAGAAGGAGAGAGGGGTCAGTGTCGTGATTGGGATGTGTGAGGATGATAGCGATGAGATGAGGCATCGGGGGTTTGCTATCCTCCTGAACGTGCTGAACGCACCGAAAGACGTTGGGGAAAGGCGATTGAAGGCGGTCAAGGACGCTGATGGCGTAGAAGTCTTGAAGGAGGCGCTTCGCAAGTCGAAGAGTCAAGAGGTGCTGGGCCTTGGGGTGGAAGTGTTAAAAAAGCTGCAGTAG
- a CDS encoding putative transporter mch1 — translation MPSRPTSRVRENSDAPIDKLDYHPGGRPLLADDGHANGESSTQSEDRSYAGSFFEDVAEDVVENDRERLQREIARYGSFAWALVNTLGAGSITAYSLYAPLFQRNLRYSQLQVNGISITAELAMYLPVPLWGMMCDRFGPGLPSLLSGCAFGLGYLLAALAYKSGPPPELGGEGWPYWVMVVAFVFIGNATSFMYLSAVTTCAKNFGRGKYKGLALALPIACFGLSGMWQSQVGSQLLYEKNPDGSKGDVDVHRFFLFLGLFLLATGIIGFFTLRIVGEEELIEDAVEELEQSGFLDDSQFFHRAVRARQDEVGYGTLDDEEIGEIRRKTDERKAKRDEEQRMKTWLLNAETCRFLNDKTMWFLAAGFFFVTGPGEAFINNLGTIIGTLYPPVSVPEGVERTTAATHVSIVAIMSTVARILTGTLTDLVAPTSAAGQHRRGPTSLANSMASLQPEQPKRGIEISRVTFLIGFCILMSIGQIFLASGFIQQHGERFWLVSAFIGAGYGAAFSLTPIIVSVIWGVENFGTNWGICATVPAFGATVWGLIYSGVYQWAADWNAIEGTDIVEDKLCYGVRCYQSTFWGMAICVWIACGLWFYAWRGPGGWARRGIAV, via the coding sequence ATGCCATCTAGACCTACCAGCCGCGTTCGCGAGAACAGTGATGCTCCGATCGATAAGCTTGACTACCACCCTGGCGGGCGCCCATTACTTGCCGATGATGGCCATGCGAACGGGGAGAGCAGCACACAGAGTGAGGACAGAAGCTATGCAGGATCGTTCTTTGAGGATGTCGCCGAGGACGTGGTGGAGAACGATCGCGAGAGGTTGCAGAGAGAGATTGCAAGATATGGAAGCTTTGCATGGGCATTGGTCAACACACTTGGAGCAGGGTCCATAACAGCATACTCACTCTATGCTCCGCTCTTTCAAAGGAACCTACGCTACAGCCAACTGCAGGTCAATGGCATCTCGATAACAGCGGAGCTCGCCATGTACCTTCCAGTGCCGCTTTGGGGCATGATGTGCGATCGGTTCGGCCCTGGACTACCTTCCCTCTTGTCAGGCTGCGCATTCGGCCTTGGGTACCTTCTCGCAGCTCTCGCCTACAAGAGTGGCCCTCCACCCGAGCTCGGCGGCGAAGGCTGGCCGTACTGGGTCATGGTTGTGGCTTTCGTGTTCATTGGAAACGCCACTTCTTTCATGTATCTTTCGGCGGTCACGACTTGCGCGAAGAACTTTGGTCGGGGAAAGTACAAGGGGCTAGCACTTGCACTGCCAATCGCATGCTTTGGACTCAGTGGAATGTGGCAGTCTCAAGTCGGAAGCCAGCTGTTGTACGAGAAGAATCCGGATGGCAGTAAAGGTGATGTGGACGTGCATCGCTTCTTTCTTTTCCTGGGCTTGTTCCTGCTCGCCACTGGCATCATCGGCTTCTTCACACTGCGGATTGTGGGCGAGGAGGAATTGATTGAGGACGCCGTAGAGGAGCTGGAGCAGTCTGGCTTTTTGGACGACAGCCAGTTCTTCCACCGCGCAGTGCGAGCACGACAGGACGAGGTGGGCTACGGTACCCTCGACGACGAAGAAATTGGTGAGATTCGCCGCAAGACCGACGAACGAAAAGCGAAGCGGGATGAGGAACAGCGCATGAAAACCTGGTTGCTGAACGCAGAAACCTGCCGTTTTCTGAACGACAAGACGATGTGGTTTCTCGCTGCTGGCTTCTTCTTCGTCACCGGTCCTGGTGAGGCCTTCATCAACAATCTTGGTACCATCATCGGCACCCTATATCCTCCCGTCTCTGTACCAGAAGGGGTGGAACGCACGACAGCAGCCACGCATGTCTCCATCGTAGCGATCATGAGTACGGTCGCGCGTATCTTGACTGGAACGCTTACCGACCTCGTTGCCCCAACATCCGCGGCTGGTCAGCATCGTCGAGGTCCAACTTCACTTGCCAACAGTATGGCGTCCCTGCAGCCAGAGCAGCCGAAACGAGGCATTGAGATTTCTCGTGTCACATTCTTGATAGGATTTTGCATTTTGATGTCCATCGGCCAGATCTTCCTGGCTTCAGGCTTTATACAGCAGCACGGCGAACGGTTTTGGCTTGTCTCGGCATTCATCGGTGCGGGCTACGGCGCTGCATTCAGTCTTACTCCGATCATTGTCAGCGTGATCTGGGGCGTTGAGAATTTTGGCACGAACTGGGGCATTTGTGCTACTGTGCCGGCATTTGGTGCTACTGTATGGGGCCTCATATATTCAGGGGTATACCAATGGGCGGCAGACTGGAATGCAATCGAGGGAACCGATATTGTGGAGGATAAGCTCTGCTACGGAGTTCGTTGCTATCAGAGCACATTCTGGGGCATGGCCATCTGCGTGTGGATCGCGTGCGGTCTGTGGTTCTATGCATGGCGCGGCCCTGGCGGTTGGGCGAGGAGAGGCATAGCTGTCTAA